TGACAGTTAGATATAAACAGCAATCAAAGATAGGATGTGTTCATGAAATGATGTATAAATTCCCCCAATGCACCAATAGTTGCTCGTGCTACTCAAGATTTGGCCGTTTTGCCGACAGGACAAGAACACAAGATGTTGAAATTGGAAGGTGAACAACAAAAAGCCCTTTGTCATCTTCAAGGATGACTGGTAGGACACAACAAGCATTCAAGGATGATTGGTAGGACACAACAAGCATCCAAGAGTTGATGGATTGACAAGCACATGCTACAGCAATGATTGTACAATTGATatgatacatacatatatacatacatacatacatacatacataaatttttttttaatatttttaataatgacaTCTGCCTGAGATGGATGATCGAAATCAATTTGATCCATTCCCTCATATGAAACACCTAACATGCTCTTGAAATATCGAGATGAACTTCTCCGACTTGGGTTAGTCGCATCCATCGAGATCTTTTTTTCGACACTAAGTCAGAACTATACAATGATATGATATGCAGTGGCATAATAGACAAAATTTCTTCAACAACAATGAGAAAGAATTTAATCATGTTGGTAACTATTGGTACAAACTGTAATTTTATTTAGATGAGTCTAAATCAAATTAGTCAAGACTAACATAGATTGAGATGGAACACACTAAAGCTTTTAAACTAATATCATGTTGAGATATTAGTTGGTTGAGTGTGAATCAAACTAATCAAATCTACCATATACAAAATATTAGACACAAATGCAATCCAAATTCCAATAGCTTATCAAATCAAATATCATACATGAGTCCAACACTCTTTTCATCTTTCAAAAGTCTTAGGCTATTCTTAGCCTGATATCGATCTCAATctcatacataaatatttttccAATGATATTAAGACGAAGAATTAAGTTATAGCAGCCACAGTCAACATAAATCCCAAGGGAGAGATTTATAGACCTTCAACAACATCCCTCTTTTAGATGCTTAAAGAAATCATTTTAATAACTGCAATGCAGGCCTGCAAAGCTCTTCTGTCTTACCAAGAAGTCCATTTGTGCCCTGTCCCAACATTTTTAGATATGAGTAAAAAAAACCAATCATAAAATCAAAAGCATAGCCTTACTTTTTCCTGAACCAGTGAAAATAATATCCCCATCTTACACACCATTAGACATGTACCATTGAGACATATTTAACATTCCAGCCAGCTTCTTTTAAACCAATGCTGAATGTTTTGAAACTTCTAAGAGCATGCAGTGACAACACATGCCACTTCAAAAGAAAGAGATGAAAACTGGAAAATTCACTATGCTTCAAACTTGGGCAAATCCAGTTGCAGTTCCCTAGCGGCGGGTCAGAAATGCTAGCTTCATTCAATCTATTGGGATGACTACTTAGAAAGGCACAAAATTTCAGGTAGAAGTTTGTGACAATATTTGAGAATGGATCAGGAAGCAAATTAAGTTCCAAGCAAGAAGAGGCAAGGAAGAAAATAACCCAATCTCTGCTTTCTCAAGAGCAGACACAAGACATGAAGGATTAGAGCCAACAGCAAAAATAACctgtaaatatcgagaaatcatggTCATCCATGAGTAAATCAGCAAAAACCAGGGGCAATAACCTTCGGTGAAGGATTTTAATGAAACAAATGCCAGAAAACTTCTATCAAGAAGTAGCCATTGTAAATCTTTCATGATGATCAGTTGTATATCTTCAGCCCAATCCTCTGAGGCCAAAAGTTCACGGCAATTCATAAATCTGCATATTATGTAACTAAGATGTTGGTAATTTTCCAGTAATACAAGCTGCAGAATTCTTCTTAATTTATCCTAtgctttgactaagaaatatgatCAAGGAAACTAGTTTGGCTGCCTTCACCTGCAAACCCATAAGCTTGATTTCTAGGCCCATTCAGGAGAAAGAAACAGATGCATACTAAGAGAACATGGGACTGAGCAAGCATGTCTATGAAGCTACTCTTCCATTAACATTTGGATCCCATTTAAACATCATGGTATTGGGAATGCTTGGCACAAACCCAAAACGTCATCAAAGAAGAAGATGGCAAATGCAAACCCGAGGATGCAAAACATATAGAAAGAAAGACCACTCCAATAAGCTGTATCTTTTACAATCAAAAAGTGGAACTTTTGCCTTCCAAATGAACACTACTCTGCAGCATCGCCTTCTATGTTCTTTATATCATTTTGGATGTCAGGTAAGGTTGACAGATCTGTTCGAgcatctctttcttcttctgtcACCATCCTATGTGAGGAACCAGCCAAGTCTCCCTCATCTGCACCTCGATTTTCATTTGTAGCTAGAGAAACATTGGACAGCTCTTCCGCACTATTATGTCCAATGGTTGTGTTAGACTTCTGAAGTTGTTCCTCAACCACACTTTTCACGTTGGAGTTATCTTCTTTTGGACTTCCCAATGCAATTGTAGTGTTGTGATCCTCAACCAGCCTCGAGCTATGAGCTCCATTCTCAACATGCACAATATTAGCTTTACCTTCAGTTTCATTGCTAGAAACAGCTATTGGTGAATCAGTCTCCAGCTTCAATTGATTATCAGATACCCTTGCTATTGTAGAGTTGACCTGAAGCTTTGTTTGACTGTTAGGAGAAAGCTCTTCCACAGTTTTTTCAGCAGTATCCATGTTTACGGTTAGGCTATTGTTCTGAATGGTCTCATTCCCTATGGCAGCTAATACAGTCAGGTTCACATCATTATTACCCATGGGACCATCATCCATTCTGCCAATAGTATCTTTTGTCTCCGTATCATTCTCATTGTTTCGCAGTTGCTCTTCTTCCACGGTGTCAATTTTTCTGTCTATTTTATCTTCTGTTTCAGTCACTTGGTTTTCTTGGAACACAGCACTGGAAGCATCGTCACTTTTGTAAATTTTTTCATGTGCCTCTTGAGAAGAACCCTCTTCATGTTCTTGGTCTTCTATGAACTCTCCTTCCTCAACTTGATCATTCTTGTCTTCTCCATCCTCAACTTCCTCATCTGGTCTCTCCTGATCATCCTGCTCATCGCCTTGCTCACTATCTTGCTCATCGATCACATCATCTCCAATCCCTTTGGCTTCTTCATCCTCCATGGCTTGTTGAGTTTccccatcttcttcttcctcgacttcttcattttcttcctccTTGATATGAATCTTATCCCCAGGAATTGCTTTGTTGTGGGGGAGGCCCTTCCTTCCAGGGTCCATAAAATCTGACTGGCTGTCGACCACATCATTTAAAACCCTTGTGTTTTGCTCACTAGACGCCTTTTTCTTATCATAAGTGTGCTTCATCTGATAAAGCAACCAGAAGCACACAGCAACCAAGAGACAAATCTG
The DNA window shown above is from Musa acuminata AAA Group cultivar baxijiao chromosome BXJ2-4, Cavendish_Baxijiao_AAA, whole genome shotgun sequence and carries:
- the LOC108952692 gene encoding uncharacterized protein LOC108952692, which produces MLRQASSRSQRNKGLKVRNVLQICLLVAVCFWLLYQMKHTYDKKKASSEQNTRVLNDVVDSQSDFMDPGRKGLPHNKAIPGDKIHIKEEENEEVEEEEDGETQQAMEDEEAKGIGDDVIDEQDSEQGDEQDDQERPDEEVEDGEDKNDQVEEGEFIEDQEHEEGSSQEAHEKIYKSDDASSAVFQENQVTETEDKIDRKIDTVEEEQLRNNENDTETKDTIGRMDDGPMGNNDVNLTVLAAIGNETIQNNSLTVNMDTAEKTVEELSPNSQTKLQVNSTIARVSDNQLKLETDSPIAVSSNETEGKANIVHVENGAHSSRLVEDHNTTIALGSPKEDNSNVKSVVEEQLQKSNTTIGHNSAEELSNVSLATNENRGADEGDLAGSSHRMVTEEERDARTDLSTLPDIQNDIKNIEGDAAE